A genomic region of Cannabis sativa cultivar Pink pepper isolate KNU-18-1 chromosome 1, ASM2916894v1, whole genome shotgun sequence contains the following coding sequences:
- the LOC115705435 gene encoding CBL-interacting serine/threonine-protein kinase 9 — protein MSGNKTRAATRTRVGKYELGRTLGEGSFGKVKFAKNLDNGDFVAIKILDREQILRHKMVEQIKREISTMKLIKHPNVLKLFEVMASKTKIYIVLEFVDGGELFDKIAKHGRLKEEEARTYFQQLINAVDYCHSRGVFHRDLKPENLLLDSYGFLKVSDFGLSAISQQVQGDGLLHTACGTPNYVAPEVLTSKGYDGTSSDVWSCGVILFVLMAGYLPFDEPNLMALYKKICKAEFGCPPWFSSGAKKLIKRILDPNPLTRITISEILQDEWFKKGYQSARFEKEEDVNLDDVDAAFNDSKEGLITEKKEKPVSMNAFELISRSQSFNLENLFEKQSGLVKRETRFTSQKPANEIMDKIEEAAKPLGFNIRKQNYKMKLQGDKTGRKGHLSVATEVFEVAPSLHMVELRKTGGDTLEFHKFYKSFSSGLKDVMWKTEENSEEVR, from the exons ATGTCTGGAAACAAAACGAGAGCCGCTACACGCACCCGCGTGGGGAAGTACGAGCTGGGAAGAACTCTCGGCGAGGGCAGCTTTGGCAAGGTCAAGTTCGCCAAGAACCTCGATAATGGAGATTTCGTCGCCATTAAAATCCTCGACCGCGAACAAATCCTTCGACACAAAATGGTCGAACAG ATTAAGAGAGAGATATCAACAATGAAGTTGATCAAACACCCAAATGTCTTAAAACTTTTCGAG GTTATGGCAAGCAAAACCAAAATTTACATTGTTCTTGAGTTTGTGGATGGTGGTGAGCTCTTCGACAAAAta GCCAAACATGGGAGACTTAAAGAGGAGGAAGCTAGAACTTATTTCCAACAGCTAATAAATGCTGTCGATTATTGTCACAGCAGAGGGGTTTTTCATAGAGATCTAAAG CCTGAAAATCTTCTTTTAGATTCCTACGGTTTCCTTAAAGTTTCAGATTTTGGTCTCAGCGCAATTTCGCAACAAGTACAG GGAGATGGGCTGCTTCATACTGCCTGTGGAACCCCAAACTATGTTGCTCCTGAG GTTCTCACTAGTAAAGGTTATGATGGCACATCGTCTGATGTTTGGTCTTGTGGGGTTATTCTCTTTGTCCTCATGGCTGGTTACCTGCCTTTTGATGAGCCAAATCTCATGGCTTTGTACAAAAAA ATTTGCAAGGCTGAATTTGGATGTCCACCGTGGTTTTCATCTGGTGCAAAGAAACTGATTAAGCGTATTCTTGATCCGAATCCTCTTACA AGAATAACAATTTCTGAAATCTTACAAGATGAATGGTTCAAAAAGGGGTACCAGTCAGCACGTTTTGAAAAGGAAGAGGATGTAAATCTTGATGATGTCGATGCTGCTTTCAATGACTCGAAG GAAGGATTGAtaacagaaaagaaagagaaaccTGTTTCAATGAATGCTTTTGAGCTTATATCTAGATCACAAAGTTTCAATCTTGAGAATCTATTTGAGAAGCAGTCT GGTCTTGTGAAGAGAGAAACCCGTTTCACATCTCAGAAGCCTGCAAATGAAATCATGGATAAAATTGAGGAAGCAGCAAAGCCTTTGGGCTTTAATATTCGCAAGCAGAACTACAAG ATGAAACTGCAAGGTGATAAAACTGGAAGAAAAGGGCATCTCTCTGTAGCCACTGAG GTATTTGAGGTGGCACCCTCCTTGCACATGGTAGAGCTTCGAAAAACTGGTGGTGATACACTAGAGTTTCACAAG TTCTACAAGAGCTTCTCATCAGGTTTGAAAGATGTCATGTGGAAAACTGAAGAAAATTCAGAAGAAGTGAg GTGA